One window of the Anguilla rostrata isolate EN2019 chromosome 13, ASM1855537v3, whole genome shotgun sequence genome contains the following:
- the LOC135238644 gene encoding bromodomain adjacent to zinc finger domain protein 2A-like isoform X4 encodes MEANNHFNFGSHPAVPTNSGSKPSSGDSHYSNGSSISLPQPGKNMKSEVNVNGITTVKGPSQPHPLPSTPYTVIGHRRHHSELEYDYLWGQQQYSPPMGIDPGATLQQQEHRKSEPNGGLAASCPPNVTVGKGGYWNQGIPGQQHGTSPNLLEYSSHRAFQSHPQLSEAPQKGHDNLQSQQHHLKHKHPPSQQLASKQNQQQPSQQNQQQPFQHHQQQPSQQHQQQTSQQHQQQVSQQQHQHQPSLQQQHQTSQWQHQHQPSQQQHHQSSPQQQHQHQPSKQHQQQHPYGMMFSGISCFHQLAPHHSHPPAQVMPPFSESCAPQSSGPRQHNLGQRGSASHLSVQSSPAALENSTPQDNSDTATLAFNHSNGHMNEGGNEADSRSGDSEQFSVTQRLPKNEGLPIPQPTSLCHSQVRHTFVDNGGGPTSQWQLSRDPPCAFPSPAEMGSRRNAPNQQGSAAESDSSLAMVGPSLTPGGQQEVSNMNMGREVEASTPLFHSGVAGLAETQNGPMVSSGNKTPEHPPCIPQNSRYPDHSLGSLFKNQETANGIFTAKDSDESASHLEETLSEDSKLEELEEEDVQDTPGLVESAAVGVWMEERQKVPCDSPASSAGACAEEDRAFQAPNSHDSLCEKERKDDTEDGSESLDPSEDETSAPSLSAAPPTSSPASSPSNCQDPFCSHPYPPSPSPLPARPKAKRAKKAPKIPKMEEKIEDHYSEEEEVSISNGPRRRIATEEQVNFPLQHGWRREVRVRRCMNRLKGETWYYSPCGRRMKQFPEVIKYLKRQRGGAVSREHFSFSPRMPVGDFYEERETAEGTQWLPLADEEVPSIIMAITGRRGRPPNPDRERSRPRPRARRTLGGPGRRPGRPHGARMMDLLRKVDARLLQKLEDREILSEEEKEKLKKIRRKMNSKLVKATSTDQEWEEHGATSPRPLERREGAAAEAGEDTPTREKRAGSGRSDAKMLARARAEKEAQAHAAEVARRQAERRAQVQRHLEERRRQQFFLEELKKPTEDMCLADHQPLPELPCVPGLVLSGRAFAHCLQVVEFLHSYGKVLALQLSHDVPSLATLQEGLLGLEGSEGELLDLLVQLVQAALHDPGLPSSYQSVKILGERLGDVELNPSSVSEGLRIFLESRGFEPAACASLCTRPFQAHSPDAKAAMLAFLVGELNDSGIVTKELDSTLEKMATYRKNKWIIEGKLRKLKAALAQEPCLEGQSRTSRTEETLEESLERSSHCTDKEEAQLGQGQSTSCGSVPDLERQIDKLTKRQVFFRKKLLQASHSLRAGFLGEDRYRRRYWALPRVGAILVEGSEEILGCQGDVFVSDEAVPDLAPVKKEPKPEPQPTPAPPPPPVPPPAEADPLPGIASLMSRPSGRGRPRKIKPEVELHLRTAKSRRHRRSSKAGREEEGGGAYPQHGNGVKEEAESLLPKTPALPSSDSPLSPAAPDCHATSLFPFNQLCSPQVCSTPLPRPGRRRGGGAVGPHGTPRRRGRPPSSLLRQVEQQYLSQLDARPIPTGMARGWWWVRGPEELAALLKALHPRGIREKALHKHLSKHGEYLAELCARAPCDPMFQEETATGRVSQALAEAWDGEHRTMEADLGVLQWVEDLEKRVLAAQLHAKDWALPEPDSTREDLRYHEHALDLQDDWVLKPRRERCALPRLPSNPLDLAVLRLGRLERCIQRRCLREPLWSLGEVVRLAPLEPPAGEAVPEDLESVESEITLRLRAWRQALDRCSSSAQLSLCLMQLEHAIAWETVSPAHSLSLAFLPPPSPSHLHISLTQSTPPPPPFCPQANGEQRHPAKQKSWARKRYPGGHEPGSSDEENPPRRGGAGGGGPRRDDAGFSSSPYSRFSGDSCSPAKRRRVTTRNQPDLTYCEIILMEMEAHGDAWPFLEPVNPRLVPGYRRVIKNPMDFLTMRERLLQGEYRSCEEFAADARLVFDNCELFNEDTSEVGVAGHSMRRFFESRWAEFYQDKGQ; translated from the exons aTGGAGGCGAATAATCATTTTAACTTTGGCAGCCATCCAGCTGTTCCGACAAACTCAGGGTCTAAGCCTTCCTCAGGAGATTCTCACTATTCTAACGGGTCCTCCATAAGCCTCCCACAGCCTGGGAAAA ATATGAAGAGTGAGGTGAATGTTAATGGCATCACTACTGTAAAGGGACCCagccagccccacccccttccttcCACACCGTACACTGTGATTGGTCATCGCCGCCACCACAGCGAACTGGAATACGATTATCTGTGGGGCCAGCAGCAGTACAGTCCGCCAATGGGCATCGACCCCGGAgccaccctgcagcagcaggaacACAGAAAATCTGAGCCAAACGGTGGGCTGGCGGCCTCCTGCCCACCTAACGTTACTGTGGGGAAGGGCGGGTACTGGAACCAGGGTATCCCTGGCCAGCAGCATGGCACTTCCCCTAACCTCTTGGAGTACAGCTCACACAGGGCCTTCCAGAGTCATCCTCAGCTCAGCGAAGCACCCCAAAAGGGCCACGACAACCTACAGTCACAGCAGCAtcatctgaaacacaaacaccccccaTCACAACAGCTAGCATCCAAGCAAAACCAACAGCAACCATCCCAACAAAATCAACAGCAACCATTTCAACATCATCAACAGCAACCATCTcaacaacaccaacagcaaACATCCCAGCAACACCAACAGCAAGTATCCCAACAACAACACCAGCACCAACCATCCCTACAGCAACAACACCAAACATCACAATGGCAACATCAACATCAGCCATCCCAACAACAACACCACCAATCATCACCTCAGCAACAACACCAGCACCAACCATCCAAgcaacaccagcagcagcatCCTTATGGGATGATGTTCAGTGGGATCTCCTGCTTCCACCAGCTGGCGCCTCACCACTCGCACCCTCCGGCTCAGGTGATGCCCCCATTTTCAGAGAGCTGCGCCCCCCAAAGCAGTGGCCCTCGACAACACAACCTGGGCCAGAGAGGGTCTGCCAGCCACCTGTCCGTGCAGAGCTCACCTGCTGCTCTGGAGAACAGCACTCCCCAGGACAACAGTGATACAGCGACGCTTGCATTCAACCACAGTAATG GGCACATGAATGAGGGGGGCAATGAGGCGGACAGCCGTTCCGGTGACAGCGAGCAGTTTTCTGTCACCCAGCGGCTCCCCAAGAATGAAGGGCTTCCTATTCCTCAACCCACCTCTCTCTGCCACTCGCAAGTTCGGCACACCTTTGTGGACAATGGCGGAGGCCCCACGAGCCAGTGGCAGCTGTCGAGGGACCCGCCATGTGCTTTTCCTTCACCCGCTGAAATGGGATCTAGGCGCAATGCTCCAAATCAGCAGGGATCTGCTGCGGAGTCAGACTCTTCCTTAGCAATGGTAGGGCCTTCCCTTACACCTGGTGGTCAACAGGAGGTGTCCAACATGAACATGGGCAGGGAGGTGGAAGCCAGCACCCCCCTGTTCCACTCTGGGGTCGCAGGTCTGGCGGAAACCCAAAATGGTCCTATGGTATCCTCAGGGAACAAAACCCCAGAGCACCCTCCCTGCATCCCCCAAAACAGCAGGTACCCAGACCACTCCCTTGGGAGCCTCTTCAAGAACCAGGAAACTGCAAACGGAATCTTCACTGCCAAAGATTCTGACGAAAGTGCTTCACACCTGGAGGAGACCCTTAGTGAAG ATTCTAagttggaggagctggaggaagaggatgtaCAGGATACCCCAGGCTTGGTTGAGAGCGCAGCAGTGGGGGTTTGGATGGAGGAAAGGCAGAAGGTTCCGTGTGACTCTCCAGCCTCCAGCGCTGGAGCCTGTGCAGAGGAAGACCGTGCCTTCCAGGCCCCTAATAGTCATG ATTCACTGTGTGAAAAGGAGAGGAAAGATGACACAGAGGATGGGTCTGAATCTCTGGACCCCTCTGAAGATGAAACTTCTGCTCCCAGCCTGtctgctgccccgcccacatctTCACCCGCGTCCTCTCCCTCCAACTGCCAAGACCCATTCTGCTCCCAcccttaccccccctccccctccccgctgcCCGCCAGACCCAAGGCCAAGAGGGCAAAGAAAGCACCAAAAATACCCAAAATGGAGGAGAAAATTGAAGACCACTATagtgaagaggaagaggtgTCCATCTCCAATG GCCCAAGGAGGAGGATAGCCACTGAGGAACAAGTGAATTTCCCACTGCAGcatgg GTGGAGACGGGAAGTCCGGGTGCGCAGGTGTATGAATCGGCTGAAGGGAGAGACCTGGTACTACAGTCCATGTGGCAGGAGGATGAAGCAGTTTCCTGAAGTCATCAAG TATCTGAAACGGCAGCGAGGTGGCGCCGTCTCCAGGGAGCACTTCAGCTTCAGCCCTCGCATGCCCGTGGGCGATTTCTATGAAGAGCGGGAAACCGCCGAG GGCACGCAGTGGCTCCCCCTAGCCGACGAGGAGGTGCCCTCCATAATCATGGCCATCACCGGGAGGCGTGGCCGCCCCCCGAACCCTGACAGGGAGAGgtcccggccccggccccgcgcCCGCCGCACCCTGGGCGGCCCCGGCAGACGCCCGGGGAGGCCCCACGGCGCCAGAATGATGGATCTGCTGAGGAAGGTGGACGCCAGGCTGCTGCAGAAGCTCGAGGATCGCG AAATTCTCAGtgaagaagagaaggagaaactgaagaaaatCAGGAGGAAAATGAATAGCAAG CTGGTGAAGGCCACAAGCACCGATCAGGAGTGGGAGGAGCACGGTGCGACCAGTCCTCGGCCCCTggagcggagggagggggcagctgCGGAGGCAGGCGAGGACACCCCCACCCGGGAGAAGCGGGCGGGCTCGGGGCGGAGCGATGCGAAGATGCTGGCCAGGGCGAGGGCGGAGAAGGAGGCCCAGGCTCACGCCGCGGAGGTGGCCAGGAGGCAGGCGGAGCGGAGGGCGCAGGTGCAGAGGCACCTGGAGGAGCGGCGCAGGCAGCAGTTCttcctggaggagctgaagaagcCCACGGAGGACATGTGCCTCGCCGATCACCAG CCGCTGCCTGAGCTGCCCTGTGTGCCGGGTCTGGTGCTCTCGGGCCGCGCCTTCGCGCACTGCCTCCAGGTGGTGGAGTTCCTGCACAGCTACGGGAAGGTGCTGGCCCTCCAGCTGTCCCACGACGTGCCCAGCCTGGCCACCCTGCAGGAGGGTCTCCTGGGCCTGGAGGGCAGTGAGGGCGAGCTCCTGGATCTGCTGGTGCAGCTAGTGCAGGCTGCGCTCCATGACCCGGGCCTGCCCTCCAGCTACCAG TCGGTGAAGATTCTCGGGGAGAGGTTGGGGGACGTGGAGCTGAACCCCAGCAGCGTGTCAGAGGGGCTGCGGATCTTTCTGGAGTCGCGTGGTTTCGAGCCGGCCGCGTGCGCCAGCCTGTGCACCAGGCCTTTCCAGGCTCACAGCCCCGACGCTAAAGCCGCCATGCTGGCCTTCCTGGTGGGGGAGCTCAACGACAGCGGCATCGTCACCAA GGAATTAGATAGCACACTGGAGAAAATGGCTACCTACAGGAAGAACAAGTGGATTATCGAAGGAAAGCTACGCAA GCTGAAGGCAGCACTCGCACAGGAGCCATGTCTGGAGGGGCAGAGTAGGACCTCCAGGACAGAGGAGACTCTGGAGGAAAGCCTGGAGAGGAGCAGCCACTGCACCGACAAAGAGGAGGCCCAGCTCGgacag GGTCAGAGTACTTCCTGTGGCAGCGTCCCTGACCTTGAACGGCAGATCGATAAGCTGACCAAG CGGCAGGTGTTTTTCCGTAAGAAGCTGCTGCAGGCGTCCCATTCCCTGCGCGCGGGCTTCCTGGGAGAGGACCGGTACCGGCGCCGGTACTGGGCCCTGCCGCGCGTCGGCGCCATCCTGGTGGAGGGGTCCGAGGAGATCTTAG GTTGCCAGGGAGACGTGTTTGTGTCCGACGAAGCTGTTCCAGATCTTGCTCCCGTTAAGAAGGAACCCAAACCTGAGCCTCAGCCGACCCcggccccacccccgcctccagTCCCTCCCCCCGCGGAGGCGGACCCTCTGCCTGGCATCGCATCCCTCATGTCCCGCcccagtgggcggggccggccgCGAAAAATCAAACCCGAGGTGGAGCTGCATCTGAGGACCGCCAAGAGCCGCCGCCATCGCCGTAGCAGCAAGGCGggccgggaggaggaggggggcggggcttaccccCAGCACGGGAACGGTGTgaaggaggaggcggagagTCTGCTTCCCAAAACCCCCGCCCTACCCTCCAGTGactcccccctgtcccctgcTGCTCCTGATTGTCATGCCACTTCACTTTTCCCG TTCAACCAGCTGTGCTCCCCTCAGGTgtgctccacccccctcccaagaccgggcaggaggagggggggcggtgccGTCGGCCCCCACGGCACCCCCAGGCGCCGtggccgccccccctcctcgctcCTGCGGCAGGTGGAGCAGCAGTACCTCTCTCAGCTGGACGCCAGGCCCATTCCCACAG ggatgGCACGCGGctggtggtgggtgaggggcCCCGAGGAGCTGGCGGCCCTGCTGAAGGCCCTGCACCCGCGGGGCATCAGAGAGAAGGCCCTGCACAAACACCTGAGCAAGCACGGCGAGTACCTGGCTGAGCTCTGCGCCCGGGCGCCCTGCG ATCCCATGTTCCAGGAGGAAACTGCGACGGGCAGGGTGTCGCAGGCCCTGGCCGAGGCGTGGGATGGGGAGCACAGGACCATGGAGGCAGACCTCGGCGTGCTGCAGTGGGTGGAGGACCTGGAGAAGAGGGTCCTGGCGGCCCAACTGCATGCAAAG GACTGGGCCTTGCCGGAGCCGGACTCCACGCGGGAGGACCTGCGGTACCACGAGCACGCGCTGGACCTGCAGGACGACTGGGTGTTGAAGCCCAGGAGGGAGCGGTGCGCGCTCCCGCGGCTGCCCTCCAACCCCCTGGACCTGGCCGTGCTGCGGCTGGGCCGGCTGGAGCGCTGCATCCAGCGCCGCTGCCTGAGGGAGCCGCTCTGGAGCCTGGGGGAGGTGGTGCGGCTCGCCCCCCTCGAACCGCCCGCTGGGGAGGCCGTCCCGGAGGACTTGGAGAG TGTTGAGAGTGAGATCACCCTGCGTTTGCGGGCGTGGCGCCAAGCCCTGGATCGCTGTAGCAGCTCCGCCCAGCTCTCCCTGTGTTTAATGCAGTTGGAACATGCCATTGCCTGGGAAACGGTGAGTCCcgcccactccctctcccttgcATTCCTGCCCCcgccctcaccctctcacctccaCATCTCACTCAcccaatccacccccccccccccgcctttctGTCCCCAGGCTAATGGTGAGCAACGTCATCCTGCAAAGCAGAAGTCCTGGGCACGCAAGAGGTACCCGGGGGGGCATGAGCCGGGCAGCTCGGACGAGGAGAACCCCCCCAGGAGGGGAGGCGCGGGCGGAGGTGGGCCGCGCAGGGACGACGCGGgattctcctcctccccttatTCCCGTTTCTCAGGGGACAGCTGCTCTCCCGCCAAACGCCGTCGCGTGACCACCCGCAACCAACCGGACCTCACCTACTGCGA GATCATCCTGATGGAGATGGAGGCCCACGGTGATGCCTGGCCTTTCCTGGAGCCCGTCAACCCCCGGCTGGTCCCCGGTTACCGCCGGGTCATCAAGAACCCCATGGACTTCCTCACCATGCGAGAGCGGCTACTGCAGGGAGA GTATCGCAGCTGTGAGGAGTTTGCAGCCGACGCTCGGCTGGTCTTCGACAACTGCGAGCTCTTCAACGAGGACACGTcggaggtgggcgtggccggccACTCCATGAGGCGCTTCTTCGAGAGCCGCTGGGCCGAGTTCTACCAGGACAAAGGCCAGTAG